From Rhododendron vialii isolate Sample 1 chromosome 10a, ASM3025357v1, the proteins below share one genomic window:
- the LOC131303841 gene encoding SUMO-conjugating enzyme SCE1, with translation MSGGIARGRLAEERKAWRKNHPHGFVAKPESLPDGSVNLMIWQCTIPGKAATDWDGGYYPLTIHFTEDYPSKPPKCKFPPGFFHPNVYPSGTVCLSILNEDSGWRPAITVKQILVGIQDLLDQPNPADPAQTEGYHLFIQDPVEYKRRVRQQAKQYPPLV, from the exons atgtcGGGAGGAATTGCGCGTGGCCGTCTCGCCGAGGAACGGAAAGCATGGCGGAAGAATCACCCCCAT GGTTTCGTTGCTAAGCCAGAGTCACTCCCTGATGGTTCGGTCAATTTGATGATATGGCAGTGCACTATCCCCGGTAAAGCCGCG ACCGACTGGGATGGGGGTTACTACCCACTTACAATCCACTTCACTGAAGACTACCCTAGCAAACCACCAAAGTGTAAATTTCCCCCGGGTTTCTTCCACCCCAATGTCTACCCCTCTGGAACTGTCTGCCTGTCAATCCTCAACGAAGATAGC GGTTGGAGACCAGCAATTACAGTGAAACAAATTCTTGTTGGCATCCAGGATTTGTTGGACCAGCCCAACCCTGCCGATCCTGCACAAACTGAAGGATATCACCTCTTTATCCAG GACCCTGTGGAGTACAAGAGACGTGTCCGACAGCAGGCCAAGCAATACCCACCTCTTGTCTAA